CCTGGCCTGCTGGCCGGTAGGGCCGTAAGTCAGGCCGATGCGCGCACGGCTTTGTCCGTGGGCGCGCTGGTCACGGCCACGGCCCTGTTCCTGGCCTTGTCGATCATGGTGCAGAGCTTCCGCTCCACCTTCACTCTCTGGCTGGAGCAGACCGTGAGCGGAGATCTGTTCGTGCGGCCCGCGCTCTCGGACGCTAACGACTACCGCACACCGCTGCCGCCGGATGCGTTGGCCTGGATCGAGGCGCACAAGGCCGAGGCAGCGAACCTGCCTTACCTGCGCATCGCCGTGTCCCTGGACGGTGCGCCCTATCAACTGGAGATCATGGACCTCGAAGTCCTTGTCCAGCGCGGTCTGGGAAGCTTCCTCTTCCTGCGTGGCGATCCGCGCCGGGCCTTGGAGCTGACCGGCCAGGGCCGGGGCGTGCTGGTGAGCGAGGTCCTGGCCAATCGCACGGGACTGGGCTTGGGCGAACGCTATCGCGACACGGTGGCCGGCGTAAGCCTGGACGAGGAGATCGTGGGCATCATTCGCTGCTATCGGACGCGCGGCGGCGTGGTCTACCTCACGGACAGCCGCTGGCGAGAGCTGGGCGGCGAGTTCGCGCCGAACGGCGTGCGCATGTGGTTCCCCGTCCCCGATCCCGAGGCGCGGGCAAGGGCCTTCCGACAGGCCATTCTGTCCAGCCCTGTTGGATTTGGCCTGGAAGCCAGCGTAGGCGGCGAACTGCGCCGGGAGATCGCGCGAATCTTCGACCAGACCTTCGCCGTGACCACCGTGCTCCTGCTCGTGGCTCTGGCCGTAGCCGCTCTGGGCATCGCCGGCGCGCTCACGGTCATGGTCCTGGAGCGCTCGCGCGAGGTGCGCACCATGCTGGCCCTGGGCGGAAGCCGTGGTCAGGTGCGAGCAATGATCCTATGGGAAGCCTGCCTGCTGGTCACGGCCGGTCTGGCCGCGGGAACGGCCTGCGGCTTTCTGCTCTCGGCCATCCTGATTTATGTGGTGAACCGCGTCTCCTTCGGGTGGACCTTTCTCTATTCCGTGGACTGGCTTGCCCTTGCTCTAGGCTTACCGCTGATCTTCCTGGCCTGCCTGGCCGCGGGCTTGCCCGCGTTGCGCATCGCCGCGTCCGGTCCGCCGGCGGCCGTGCTGCGGGAGCGGTAATGATTAGTGGATGTTCATCATCACTGTATAAAGCTGAATTTATTTGCGTTACGCGAATAGTGTTCAGCATCTCTCAGCATGTGCATTGTCTGGAGCTTGTTGCCGCGAGGATTGAAGCATGTCGCGTCTATTGATTGCCGCTATTATTTGCCTGCTGGGGATATGTGGAATGGCATTTGCTGAGCATGAAAACGGGAGTGACGGATCTGGGAGGTCCGGCGTGGCGCAAGGCTACGCTCGCATCACCGGGCCGTGTGGATTCGCGTTTCCAGCGGACCACGGCAGTCATCCCGACCACCGCACCGAGTGGTGGTACTGGACTGGCAACCTTGAAGACCGGCAAGGGAACTCCTACGGCTTCCAGCTGACCTTCTTCCGCAGGCGGCTGGCTCCACCCACGGCCGACCGACAATGGCCGGAGCCTTCCTCAACCTGGCGCGCCAGCCAGCTCTACATGGCTCATGCCGCCCTGAGCGCCCTGGGGCCGAAAGAGCATCTAACAGCCCAGGACATGGCCCGTGGAGCCGCCGGGCTGGCCGGTGTAGCGCATGAAACGGCTCCTGTCGGAACCGACGACGAGGCCGTGCGGATCTTTCTCAAAGGCTGGTCGGCGAGCATCGGGGCGGATCGCCAGGAGCTGCGCGTGCGCACCGGCGACTTCGCCCTGCATCTTGGTCTTAGTCCCGAGAAGCCGCCCGTGGCCCACGGCCAAGACGGCTACAGCAAAAAAGGCAGACGCCCCGAAAGCGCGAGCTGCTACTACTCCTTCACCCGACTGAGGGCGGAAGGGAGCATCGAGATGAATGGCAGAACTATGGATGTATCGGGACTGGCCTGGATGGACCATGAGTACTCCTC
This DNA window, taken from Desulfocurvibacter africanus subsp. africanus DSM 2603, encodes the following:
- a CDS encoding lipocalin-like domain-containing protein; the encoded protein is MAQGYARITGPCGFAFPADHGSHPDHRTEWWYWTGNLEDRQGNSYGFQLTFFRRRLAPPTADRQWPEPSSTWRASQLYMAHAALSALGPKEHLTAQDMARGAAGLAGVAHETAPVGTDDEAVRIFLKGWSASIGADRQELRVRTGDFALHLGLSPEKPPVAHGQDGYSKKGRRPESASCYYSFTRLRAEGSIEMNGRTMDVSGLAWMDHEYSSELLEADLVGWDWLSLQFDDQTELMAFFLRDGLEAGSHASSGSFVQPDASPIQLGQDDMLLTVLDYWTSPHTGARYPSGWRLEIPGLVLDVTIRPAMADQEMRTGKTTGVIYWEGSVRAEGTVRGRPVHGRGYVEMTGYAGSFDTPL